One genomic window of Anoplolepis gracilipes chromosome 5, ASM4749672v1, whole genome shotgun sequence includes the following:
- the Raptor gene encoding regulatory-associated protein of mTOR isoform X2 produces MSVSYARMKSCHEASSPSSSTSSTSTTLNNTLRRAGDEEDWQLQLAFCKPRHNSTIESVNCISQTWRMKERMKTVSVALVLCLNVGVDPPDIVKTQPCARLECWIDPLSVSPQKALETIGSNLQKQYERWQPRARYKQSLDPTVEEVKKLCTSLRRNAKEERVLFHYNGHGVPKPTTNGEIWVFNRTYTQYIPLSVYDLQTWMGAPSIYVYDCSNAGIIVESFQQFADQHEKEYEMEKQQNRVTGVACPAAPCYKNCIQLAACAANQILPMNPNLPADIFTSCLTTPIKIAIRWFAMQPTSKLVPNISLDLIDKIPGQLTDRRTMLGELNWIFTAITDTIAWNTLPRDLFQRLFRQDLLVASLFRNFLLAERILRSYDCTPVSSPKLPPTYQHRMWQAWDMALDLCLAQLPIVLENEDRYVHSSFFEDQLTAFQVWLNLGSKNRSPPEQLPIVLQVLLSQVHRLRALELLGRFLDLGPWAVNLALSVGIFPYVLKLLQSNARELRPLLVFIWAKILAVDNTCQADLVRDGGHKYFLSVLQDTSIPSEHRTLAAFVLASIVNDYRPGQVAANQGNLVSICLEQLGDTNSLLRQWLCLCLARLWHNFDKARWCGVRDIAHEKLFMLLKDPVPEVRAASVYALGTFINSVTTRSEHANNIDQIIAMMLINTVSHDMCPLVRKELVVALQWMVLHFENSFVTLAIAEENSRKDLVVETLSPFSGMRRISSRDRLKMLSPNNTYTTDTTDGFVAQDRIKRVSSSSSISSLGHSSLGNLPSLSYGSVYMKLWHGLCNLDNDPHPVVGAMSQKITNHIRNKVKASSAPKEVVEIKISSSLSLPPSPSNRTGYLSKGESPPAVNSGPDLLRSSRGLPHSSRTRKPVPNTISEEADEIPGAKTPLTTSQFVEWSCAQFAQPVSLEDEMDDVESRPYLEREWRFIRNAKQRQDAKDEQLRAPQSKMESQVYHARCPQSPQVLVFHPFEPHLAVALKDCFGVWDYQNGAKLTFCASRGSKTKSRITALEFINSHDLSLLMAGSDDGSVRIWKNYNGTISRDPILLTAWQALADVQPATKTSNAAAQLVTKWEQRSLTLAVTGDVRIVRLWDAETELKKQDIPTGADCCTTCIDVDGTGAIMALGCGDGSVRLLDRRLPPAEAKVMIWREHTAWVLGTFLRHSEGSAPQLFTGSSSGDIKIFDLRKNSSVSTIQITPGIAALTVHEIADVFACGTTNHCISVYNISGQHLNTIKFHEGFMGTRLSPVSCLSFHRYRVTMAAGFVDSTFTLYEARR; encoded by the exons ATGTCTGTGAGCTACGCTAGGATGAAGTCCTGTCACGAAGcctcgtcgccgtcgtcgtcgacaTCGTCGACATCGACGACGCTGAACAACACGCTCAGACGTGCCGGCGACGAGGAGGATTGGCAATTGCAATTGGCCTTCTGTAAACCTCGTCACAACAGCACGATCGAGAGCGTGAATTGCATCAGTCAAACTTGGCGGATGAAGGAACGG ATGAAAACCGTGAGCGTCGCTCTGGTGCTGTGCCTGAACGTCGGCGTAGACCCTCCGGACATCGTCAAGACACAACCCTGTGCTCGCCTCGAATGCTGGATAG ATCCTTTATCGGTGAGTCCACAAAAAGCTCTTGAGACTATAGGTTCGAATTTGCAAAAGCAATACGAACGATGGCAACCGAGAGCTCGCTACAAACAGAGTTTAGATCCAACTGTCGaagaagttaaaaaattatgtacatcCTTGAGGCGAAACGCTAAAGAAGAGAGAGTTTTGTTTCATTACAATGGTCATGGTGTGCCCAAACCTACCACTAATGGCGAAATATGGGTTTTTAATAGA ACATATACACAATACATTCCATTGTCGGTGTATGACTTACAAACTTGGATGGGTGCACCTAGTATTTATGTATACGATTGTTCGAATGCGGGAATTATTGTAGAATCTTTTCAGCAATTTGCTGACCAACATGAGAAGGAATACgag ATGGAGAAACAACAAAATCGTGTAACCGGAGTGGCATGTCCCGCAGCGCCGTGTTATAAGAATTGCATTCAATTAGCAGCATGCGCCGCTAATCAGATTTTACCAATGAACCCGAATCTACCTGCAGATATATTTACGTCATGCCTTACTACTCccataaaaattgcaatacgCTG gtttgCAATGCAACCTACATCCAAATTAGTTCCCAACATATCACTTGATCTTATTGACAA aATTCCTGGACAGTTGACTGATAGGAGAACAATGTTAGGCGAACTTAATTGGATATTTACAGCAATTACTGATACGATAGCGTGGAATACTCTACCGAGAG ATCTGTTCCAAAGATTATTCAGACAAGACCTATTAGTTGCTAGTCTCTTTAGAAATTTCTTATTAGCGGAGAGAATCCTTCGTTCATATGATTGCACACCAGTGTCTTCCCCAAAATTACCACCGACTTATCAG caCCGTATGTGGCAAGCTTGGGATATGGCTCTTGATCTATGCTTGGCACAATTGCCTATAGTTTTGGAAAACGAAGATCGATATGTGCATTCGTCATTTTTCGAAGATCAACTTACAGCTTTTCAAGTATGGCTCAACTTGGGATCGAAAAATCGCAGTCCACCCGAGCAACTTCCAATCGTTCTCCAAGTATTATTGAGTCAAGTTCATAGACTGAGAGCATTAGAACTCTTAGGACGTTTTCTTGACCTCGGCCCATGGGCTGTGAATCTAGCACTTAGTGTCGGCATATTTCcgtatgttttaaaattattacaaagcaACGCTAGAGAACTTCGTCCCTTGCTCGTCTTTATATGGGCAAAGATTTTAGCAGTGGATAAT ACTTGCCAAGCAGATCTTGTGCGCGACGGTGgccataaatatttcttgtctGTCCTTCAGGATACTTCTATTCCG AGCGAACACAGAACGTTGGCCGCGTTTGTGCTAGCTAGTATTGTAAATGATTACCGGCCTGGTCAAGTGGCCGCGAATCAAGGTAATCTCGTTTCGATATGCTTGGAGCAACTGGGAGACACGAACTCTTTGTTACGGCAGTGGCTTTGTTTGTGCCTGGCTAGACTTTGGCATAATTTCGACAAGGCAAGATGGTGCGGCGTCAGAGACATTGCTCATGAAAaactatttatgttattaaaggATCCTGTTCCAGAG gtcCGGGCGGCTAGCGTGTATGCATTGGGCACGTTCATAAACAGCGTTACGACTAGGAGCGAGCACGCAAACAATATCGATCAAATTATCGCTATGATGCTTATTAACACCGTTTCTCACGATATGTGTCCATTAGTTAGGAAA GAATTAGTAGTGGCTCTTCAATGGATGGTGCTGCATTTCGAAAACTCTTTCGTTACATTAGCTATAGCCGAGGAGAATAGTCGAAAAGATCTCGTCGTAGAAACTCTGTCTCCGTTCAGTGGTATGAGACGCATCAGTTCGCGCGATAGATTGAAGATGTTGTCTCccaataatacatatacaacaGATACGACCGACGGCTTTGTAGCGCAGGATCGCATCAAAAGAGTATCGTCTTCATCGTCCATTAGCAGTTTAG GGCATAGTTCTCTTGGAAACTTGCCGAGTCTCTCTTACGGTagcgtatatatgaaattatggCATGGATTGTGCAACCTTGACAACGATCCTCATCCGGTGGTCGGCGCTATGTCTCAAAAAATTACCAATCATATTCGTAATAAG gTGAAGGCATCTTCCGCTCCTAAAGAGGtagttgaaataaaaatctcctCGTCGTTATCTCTTCCGCCATCACCGTCAAATCGAACCGGTTATTTAAG TAAAGGGGAATCACCACCGGCTGTCAACTCTGGACCAGACTTGCTGCGTTCTTCGAGAGGTCTACCACACAGTAGTCGTACGAGGAAACCCGTTCCTAACACG atatCTGAAGAGGCGGACGAGATACCTGGAGCCAAGACCCCCTTAACTACTTCCCAATTTGTCGAATGGAGTTGTGCTCAATTCGCTCAGCCTGTTAGTTTAGAAGACGAAATGGACGATGTGGAGAGCAGACCGTATCTTGAGCGAGAATGGCG ATTTATACGCAACGCAAAGCAGAGACAGGACGCGAAAGACGAACAATTACGCGCGCCGCAAAGCAAGATGGAATCGCAGGTGTATCACGCGAGATGTCCCCAGTCACCTCAGGTCCTGGTTTTCCATCCTTTCGAGCCGCATTTGGCTGTAGCGTTAAAAGATTGCTTTGg gGTATGGGATTATCAGAACGGTGCAAAGTTGACTTTCTGCGCAAGTCGCGGAAGCAAAACGAAATCGCGCATTACCGCACTCGAGTTCATCAACTCTCATGATTTGAGTCTGCTGATGGCTGGTTCCGATGACGGTTCCGTACgaatttggaaaaattataatggcACGATAAGCCGCGATCCGATTCTACTCACAGCTTGGCAGGCTCTGGCGGACGTGCAGCCCGCTACCAAGACCTCTAATG CGGCAGCACAACTGGTTACGAAGTGGGAGCAAAGGTCTCTCACTTTGGCAGTGACAGGCGATGTTCGCATCGTGAGACTTTGGGACGCGGAAACCGAATTGAAGAAGCAAGATATTCCAACGGGCGCTGATTGTTGCACTACCTGCATAGACGTTGACGGCACAG gTGCAATAATGGCACTAGGCTGCGGCGATGGATCGGTGCGGCTCTTGGATCGGAGATTACCTCCCGCGGAAGCGAAAGTTATGATTTGGAGAGAACACACGGCTTGGGTGTTAGGCACATTCTTGAGGCATTCCGAGGGATCCGCGCCGCAATTGTTCACTGGCTCGTCTTCGGgcgatataaagatttttgatCTTAGAAAAAATTCTTCCGTGAGCACGATTCAGATAACGCCAGGTATTGCGGCATTAACAGTTCACGAAATAGCTGATGTTTTCGCTTG CGGCACTACGAATCACTGCATCAGTGTCTACAATATATCGGGTCAACATCTTAACACGATAAAATTCCACGAAGGATTTATGGGTACGCGCCTCAGTCCTGTAAGTTGTTTAAGCTTTCATCGATACCGCGTGACCATGGCGGCCGGCTTTGTGGACAGTACTTTCACGTTATACGAGGCACGCAGATGA
- the Raptor gene encoding regulatory-associated protein of mTOR isoform X1, producing MSVSYARMKSCHEASSPSSSTSSTSTTLNNTLRRAGDEEDWQLQLAFCKPRHNSTIESVNCISQTWRMKERMKTVSVALVLCLNVGVDPPDIVKTQPCARLECWIDPLSVSPQKALETIGSNLQKQYERWQPRARYKQSLDPTVEEVKKLCTSLRRNAKEERVLFHYNGHGVPKPTTNGEIWVFNRTYTQYIPLSVYDLQTWMGAPSIYVYDCSNAGIIVESFQQFADQHEKEYEMEKQQNRVTGVACPAAPCYKNCIQLAACAANQILPMNPNLPADIFTSCLTTPIKIAIRWFAMQPTSKLVPNISLDLIDKIPGQLTDRRTMLGELNWIFTAITDTIAWNTLPRDLFQRLFRQDLLVASLFRNFLLAERILRSYDCTPVSSPKLPPTYQHRMWQAWDMALDLCLAQLPIVLENEDRYVHSSFFEDQLTAFQVWLNLGSKNRSPPEQLPIVLQVLLSQVHRLRALELLGRFLDLGPWAVNLALSVGIFPYVLKLLQSNARELRPLLVFIWAKILAVDNTCQADLVRDGGHKYFLSVLQDTSIPSEHRTLAAFVLASIVNDYRPGQVAANQGNLVSICLEQLGDTNSLLRQWLCLCLARLWHNFDKARWCGVRDIAHEKLFMLLKDPVPEVRAASVYALGTFINSVTTRSEHANNIDQIIAMMLINTVSHDMCPLVRKELVVALQWMVLHFENSFVTLAIAEENSRKDLVVETLSPFSGMRRISSRDRLKMLSPNNTYTTDTTDGFVAQDRIKRVSSSSSISSLGNNWEFVRKPCESLGHSSLGNLPSLSYGSVYMKLWHGLCNLDNDPHPVVGAMSQKITNHIRNKVKASSAPKEVVEIKISSSLSLPPSPSNRTGYLSKGESPPAVNSGPDLLRSSRGLPHSSRTRKPVPNTISEEADEIPGAKTPLTTSQFVEWSCAQFAQPVSLEDEMDDVESRPYLEREWRFIRNAKQRQDAKDEQLRAPQSKMESQVYHARCPQSPQVLVFHPFEPHLAVALKDCFGVWDYQNGAKLTFCASRGSKTKSRITALEFINSHDLSLLMAGSDDGSVRIWKNYNGTISRDPILLTAWQALADVQPATKTSNAAAQLVTKWEQRSLTLAVTGDVRIVRLWDAETELKKQDIPTGADCCTTCIDVDGTGAIMALGCGDGSVRLLDRRLPPAEAKVMIWREHTAWVLGTFLRHSEGSAPQLFTGSSSGDIKIFDLRKNSSVSTIQITPGIAALTVHEIADVFACGTTNHCISVYNISGQHLNTIKFHEGFMGTRLSPVSCLSFHRYRVTMAAGFVDSTFTLYEARR from the exons ATGTCTGTGAGCTACGCTAGGATGAAGTCCTGTCACGAAGcctcgtcgccgtcgtcgtcgacaTCGTCGACATCGACGACGCTGAACAACACGCTCAGACGTGCCGGCGACGAGGAGGATTGGCAATTGCAATTGGCCTTCTGTAAACCTCGTCACAACAGCACGATCGAGAGCGTGAATTGCATCAGTCAAACTTGGCGGATGAAGGAACGG ATGAAAACCGTGAGCGTCGCTCTGGTGCTGTGCCTGAACGTCGGCGTAGACCCTCCGGACATCGTCAAGACACAACCCTGTGCTCGCCTCGAATGCTGGATAG ATCCTTTATCGGTGAGTCCACAAAAAGCTCTTGAGACTATAGGTTCGAATTTGCAAAAGCAATACGAACGATGGCAACCGAGAGCTCGCTACAAACAGAGTTTAGATCCAACTGTCGaagaagttaaaaaattatgtacatcCTTGAGGCGAAACGCTAAAGAAGAGAGAGTTTTGTTTCATTACAATGGTCATGGTGTGCCCAAACCTACCACTAATGGCGAAATATGGGTTTTTAATAGA ACATATACACAATACATTCCATTGTCGGTGTATGACTTACAAACTTGGATGGGTGCACCTAGTATTTATGTATACGATTGTTCGAATGCGGGAATTATTGTAGAATCTTTTCAGCAATTTGCTGACCAACATGAGAAGGAATACgag ATGGAGAAACAACAAAATCGTGTAACCGGAGTGGCATGTCCCGCAGCGCCGTGTTATAAGAATTGCATTCAATTAGCAGCATGCGCCGCTAATCAGATTTTACCAATGAACCCGAATCTACCTGCAGATATATTTACGTCATGCCTTACTACTCccataaaaattgcaatacgCTG gtttgCAATGCAACCTACATCCAAATTAGTTCCCAACATATCACTTGATCTTATTGACAA aATTCCTGGACAGTTGACTGATAGGAGAACAATGTTAGGCGAACTTAATTGGATATTTACAGCAATTACTGATACGATAGCGTGGAATACTCTACCGAGAG ATCTGTTCCAAAGATTATTCAGACAAGACCTATTAGTTGCTAGTCTCTTTAGAAATTTCTTATTAGCGGAGAGAATCCTTCGTTCATATGATTGCACACCAGTGTCTTCCCCAAAATTACCACCGACTTATCAG caCCGTATGTGGCAAGCTTGGGATATGGCTCTTGATCTATGCTTGGCACAATTGCCTATAGTTTTGGAAAACGAAGATCGATATGTGCATTCGTCATTTTTCGAAGATCAACTTACAGCTTTTCAAGTATGGCTCAACTTGGGATCGAAAAATCGCAGTCCACCCGAGCAACTTCCAATCGTTCTCCAAGTATTATTGAGTCAAGTTCATAGACTGAGAGCATTAGAACTCTTAGGACGTTTTCTTGACCTCGGCCCATGGGCTGTGAATCTAGCACTTAGTGTCGGCATATTTCcgtatgttttaaaattattacaaagcaACGCTAGAGAACTTCGTCCCTTGCTCGTCTTTATATGGGCAAAGATTTTAGCAGTGGATAAT ACTTGCCAAGCAGATCTTGTGCGCGACGGTGgccataaatatttcttgtctGTCCTTCAGGATACTTCTATTCCG AGCGAACACAGAACGTTGGCCGCGTTTGTGCTAGCTAGTATTGTAAATGATTACCGGCCTGGTCAAGTGGCCGCGAATCAAGGTAATCTCGTTTCGATATGCTTGGAGCAACTGGGAGACACGAACTCTTTGTTACGGCAGTGGCTTTGTTTGTGCCTGGCTAGACTTTGGCATAATTTCGACAAGGCAAGATGGTGCGGCGTCAGAGACATTGCTCATGAAAaactatttatgttattaaaggATCCTGTTCCAGAG gtcCGGGCGGCTAGCGTGTATGCATTGGGCACGTTCATAAACAGCGTTACGACTAGGAGCGAGCACGCAAACAATATCGATCAAATTATCGCTATGATGCTTATTAACACCGTTTCTCACGATATGTGTCCATTAGTTAGGAAA GAATTAGTAGTGGCTCTTCAATGGATGGTGCTGCATTTCGAAAACTCTTTCGTTACATTAGCTATAGCCGAGGAGAATAGTCGAAAAGATCTCGTCGTAGAAACTCTGTCTCCGTTCAGTGGTATGAGACGCATCAGTTCGCGCGATAGATTGAAGATGTTGTCTCccaataatacatatacaacaGATACGACCGACGGCTTTGTAGCGCAGGATCGCATCAAAAGAGTATCGTCTTCATCGTCCATTAGCAGTTTAG GTAATAATTGGGAGTTCGTGAGGAAACCTTGCGAGTCACTTG GGCATAGTTCTCTTGGAAACTTGCCGAGTCTCTCTTACGGTagcgtatatatgaaattatggCATGGATTGTGCAACCTTGACAACGATCCTCATCCGGTGGTCGGCGCTATGTCTCAAAAAATTACCAATCATATTCGTAATAAG gTGAAGGCATCTTCCGCTCCTAAAGAGGtagttgaaataaaaatctcctCGTCGTTATCTCTTCCGCCATCACCGTCAAATCGAACCGGTTATTTAAG TAAAGGGGAATCACCACCGGCTGTCAACTCTGGACCAGACTTGCTGCGTTCTTCGAGAGGTCTACCACACAGTAGTCGTACGAGGAAACCCGTTCCTAACACG atatCTGAAGAGGCGGACGAGATACCTGGAGCCAAGACCCCCTTAACTACTTCCCAATTTGTCGAATGGAGTTGTGCTCAATTCGCTCAGCCTGTTAGTTTAGAAGACGAAATGGACGATGTGGAGAGCAGACCGTATCTTGAGCGAGAATGGCG ATTTATACGCAACGCAAAGCAGAGACAGGACGCGAAAGACGAACAATTACGCGCGCCGCAAAGCAAGATGGAATCGCAGGTGTATCACGCGAGATGTCCCCAGTCACCTCAGGTCCTGGTTTTCCATCCTTTCGAGCCGCATTTGGCTGTAGCGTTAAAAGATTGCTTTGg gGTATGGGATTATCAGAACGGTGCAAAGTTGACTTTCTGCGCAAGTCGCGGAAGCAAAACGAAATCGCGCATTACCGCACTCGAGTTCATCAACTCTCATGATTTGAGTCTGCTGATGGCTGGTTCCGATGACGGTTCCGTACgaatttggaaaaattataatggcACGATAAGCCGCGATCCGATTCTACTCACAGCTTGGCAGGCTCTGGCGGACGTGCAGCCCGCTACCAAGACCTCTAATG CGGCAGCACAACTGGTTACGAAGTGGGAGCAAAGGTCTCTCACTTTGGCAGTGACAGGCGATGTTCGCATCGTGAGACTTTGGGACGCGGAAACCGAATTGAAGAAGCAAGATATTCCAACGGGCGCTGATTGTTGCACTACCTGCATAGACGTTGACGGCACAG gTGCAATAATGGCACTAGGCTGCGGCGATGGATCGGTGCGGCTCTTGGATCGGAGATTACCTCCCGCGGAAGCGAAAGTTATGATTTGGAGAGAACACACGGCTTGGGTGTTAGGCACATTCTTGAGGCATTCCGAGGGATCCGCGCCGCAATTGTTCACTGGCTCGTCTTCGGgcgatataaagatttttgatCTTAGAAAAAATTCTTCCGTGAGCACGATTCAGATAACGCCAGGTATTGCGGCATTAACAGTTCACGAAATAGCTGATGTTTTCGCTTG CGGCACTACGAATCACTGCATCAGTGTCTACAATATATCGGGTCAACATCTTAACACGATAAAATTCCACGAAGGATTTATGGGTACGCGCCTCAGTCCTGTAAGTTGTTTAAGCTTTCATCGATACCGCGTGACCATGGCGGCCGGCTTTGTGGACAGTACTTTCACGTTATACGAGGCACGCAGATGA